From the genome of Fusarium fujikuroi IMI 58289 draft genome, chromosome FFUJ_chr06:
GTGTCTTGTGTTGTATTGCGTCTCATCGTCAAGATTTAGCCCGAAACAAGAACCCAGATCCTACAGTTTGTTAGTAACTGCTAATCACCCTTGGCCGTAGTCTTGGTAGTGTCCTGGAGACGGAAGTTGAACTTACAGGAAGAAGATCATTAGCGTTCCAAACATTTTGGCAATCAGCATTCTGTTGCTTGACACTCGGTTCCAGTACTTGAGGAGTTCTCGCTGTGCTCCTTCAACGTTATCGACCACATCTTCTGTGTTGGCGTCAATGCGCTGAATCATCTCGCTCTGTTCCGAAACCATGGTGGCTAGTTGTCCGAAAATGCTGCCAAGCTCACCAATGGTCTTCTCGATAGCCTCAATCGCTTCACCACGTTGTTGGATATATGTGTTGGAGGGTTGtgcctcttccatcatcagcagctgTTGATCGCCAACGGGGTTGAGAGACAGGGTATCTTGAGCTCCTGGCGCGGGCGAATTGCGAGCTGGTGTTCCGTAGAGAGGAGAAGCCGACTGTTGAATCGATGGCTGAGCATGTTGCGACACAGAGGAGATAAAGTTCTCTGTTCTCGATCGCGATGCCTGGATGTTCTTGGTTCTGGCCTCAAGAACGTCCTTGAAGTTGACCGAGACGTCAGTGAGCTTGCCTTGTAGCAGGTAGACAACATTCTTGTTGTGCTCGCCCTCCTGATCGGCCTTGGGGTGTTGTTGCTTGGTGAGTGTTTGAAGAGCTCCAATTTGCTGGTTCAGAGATGAGAGATCTTGCTTGATAACGAAAGTAAGTTCGTTGATTTCCACAGGACGGTCGTCGAAAAGTGTTCGTCGCTTCGCCACTGTTTCTTAGGTTAGAACTATGAACTACGCCGGGCATTCGCGTCGCCGAGATTGGCAGATAGTACTCACATTGAGCTAGCTTTTCCAACTTGCCCATAGTCGCAGAGATGCCACGTCCAATTTCAGCAGCCTTCCGGGCGAACTCGGATCGTCTTGGGGGACCTCCAGCATGGCCGTTGGCGGCATCTTTTTGCGCATCAGTCAATAGAGACCGGCGCTGAGAGCTGACTTTTGAGGAGGATTGTTTTCGCTGTGCCTGGGCGAGTACCGACTTGAACTCAGAGGTTCGGTCTTGAATAGATGCGACAGCCATGGTGGCCAAATTAAGAGGGGTTAAGGATAAAAGCCGAGATGTCAGACTGCGGCCAGCGCGGCTTCGTGTCTCGAAACGAGTCGGGGGAATCGATGTGATAGATAGCAGCGATCAATATGCCACCTATGCGACTTTTGTTTCACTGGAGATGTGTCGAGCTGCGAATGTCGAACGTCGATGTGGAAGGGTCCGGATCAGGTCTCGGTTGGCAGCGCAGGCGGAACGGAACGTCGAGGGGTGACGCGGACGAACAAAAAGCAGGATAATTAGAAAGGAGTACTTTTTTGGTGATTCGAATCGAAGGAGTTGGTCGAGAGTGCGATGTGTAAGAGACAATTAAAGTGTCGTGAAGCCTCGGGAGTGGTACGAAATGGAGAAAAAGGCTAGAGAGAGCTAAGTTAAACGGTAGATGCGCAACAAAGAATGCCAGAGACAAATGAGGTTTGATTTGAATTGGTTGTCGCTGCGTCTGAAAGGAGATTGGACTGATTGAATGATTGGGGAACGTGTCGTGTCGTTGGCTTGTTCCAGACTGGTCCAGTTCTGGTCGAGGGGCAGGGGTAGGTTCAGTTCAATTCAGTGCAGTCAGTTCAGTGAGTGTGATCCGCCACGCTGGCTCTTTTATCAATGCTGACCAGACAGGCTGTTATTAGATGTGTGGCTTTACATGTGGCTGAGTTTGGAGTtggactttgagaagatcttgtAGCTGCAGCATCAGCAAAGAATATGTTGACACGAGAGGTAATGAAGCTTTTTCTCTCTAGGTAAGTATGGATATGCGTTGAGTGTTTCTTCTACTGGGACCGACAGCTTCTATCACAAGCACGACCTGCATGTCTACGTGGAGGGTTGAAGATTCTGTATCGCGAGTTAATCACGAGTTTTTCGAGcaagagatatatattttatatcaGTCTAAATGGTACTTGTTTAGTTCGAGATGCTTGGTACATGGAGTAACACGTTAAACCCATAGTAAGGTTCTTGATCGTTTAATTTGGAAATCCACACGACGACTGCATGCTCTCATTAGCCGCCTCTGCTACCAGCTCGTAAAGACCACCACTAAGTCTACCTCCAATTACTACCATTTCTTCGTATCAGAATTCCATCTCCGTAGCTTGTTTATAGCTCCAGTCTAAACGTTACTTCGTATATCAAATCCAATCATCTTACCTATTCTGCAATCGAGTGGAGCCTAGGGTGAGCGGGAATGACGGCATGAGCCCCTTACCTGTTACTGTGCCCTTCTGCCATTCTTTGCTAGACACGCAATAACTGAGAGTTTCCATGCCATCGACTAGAGATTTAGAACACTGTACAGATGCAAGACGGCCACTGGAAGAATTGGTGGTTAGGTCAGCAATTCACAGCCTTTTCATAGTCGGCACTCGAAATCCTGGTATCCTACAAGACGTGTCATAGTCGACGTCACCTGTCCTATCAAAAGCAAGTTAATGAAGACGTTGCTGTCTTTTTATTCACATCCATGGTAGCACGTGTGCATGTGCAACTTGGAATCCGTGTTTACGCGTGACATTTGCGTTGAATGCCGTGTAAAGCTCGCATACATGATACAGCAATGAGGAGATATAAGGGGCCCAAGAAAGCCACCTGTTATGCAATGGGTTCGCAGTTCGTAATGTTGAGGCCAGTGCCGCAAAGGTAAAGTTATCACGAGGTGTCAAAAGGGTTCATCCTAGTGGATGGGTGACGAGGACCGAGGCACTAAGCCCCCCTTGACTAAACAGTAAACTCTTCGACGGCCGTAATTCAGGTGATCAATCTCCAAGGCTCCAAGAATAATTACAGTACCTTCTGTGCAACATCGGAGGGGCCTAACACAGAAGGACACGCTAGCTTACGGGTATCTTGACTCGGTATGGAGGTTCGTCTTAAAAGTCTTTGCTGGCGCTAAAATCACACTAAGTGAGGCAAAagactaggtacctataaatcttaaattttatacctatttatCCCTAccttctttatacttattcttaccttttaaagctataattttttaaatatatataggaaTTCTCtctatctatatttaaatctacttttataaaaggttattctatatagccttctatttataaatagctttctttttattctttagggtgcctttttttattattattctctttatttatagctaggtagacttaatagtatttaaatctggcaaatttaaatattaaagaagtctttaaaCTCCCTTAGCGTTATATAGAAgctgctatatatagtatttataagtagaagcttaatctttttatataaaggtatttagtctttcctttttatattcctttataaaaggaaataatcttaaaattaggatctttatatagtattactattaattaatattacctttttccttttttattagcttactattagccttattttaagactatataggctttttattAGGTAGGttataaagccttagcctttttattttatttttaagtttttatttctcttttataactaacttaagctctttatttattacctatattatttctttagtggccttctttttttttaaggtttttagagattaataataatagagaccctttttattatataaaaagcaggcctaaaatataaacttattaaagcctttctatttcttataaatatagctataaagaaattGCTCTTTAAGCTgcctttaaatataatagctattatagcaataaagaagcactataaaagtcttatttaattaaattatagctttttaatctttaagggtttaatctttataagtaatatactattttaggcattctttctttattattatagttaatttaggcttttttattagctttatttttttatattttattaatttaaggattttaataataattataattaaaatcttaatgccttaattattaagcttattaaagatattaataagtgttttttctttactaaattaatttatattaaccTTAGCGATAATTAGGCCTTAATTTTccttaatttactttaaaggcTGCCTAAattaagctttatttttaagctaaatattaataaacttaaggaaatatttattaagcttaaagcctctcttaattatataaaaatatatcttattaattatatatttaggaatattaattagaaagTAGATTTAAGGTAtagtttttatttctttataaggtacttttaatattattactaaagccTAAATTGcaatatctatttttatatatagtatcttctttataaggttaagaggaaaaaaatagtataaaaattacttatagaaaatagctaataaaatcAGTAAGGATACcctatttaagtttataaggGTAGTTGCTAATCCCTGCTTgccggcaaagacttttaagATGAACCTCTGTAGActtgaagctcttttctGCTTTGTCCTATCCCGAGGCGTAGACAATAGACAGTTTCCCCCGAATGAAAAGCAAGGATATGTCAAAAATAGCAATGGTCAGTTCTTGATCCATGTCTCGAAGGCTAATTGGGATAATTATCAACGTGGATTTTAATTACTTGCTCTATAAACGTCCATTCCGTGCACTAACGCGAAGACGGGAGTCCACCCAAGTTAGCAGACGATCTCGTAAATTCGTGCCAGTGAGGacctaataataaagatctaatCATTCTAATGTTGGGTTGACTCCGCTGATAATTTCATTCCATCGATCGACCCATTTCggtttctttttctgtcGTTTCTGGGACTCTAAGTGGACTAGTCGTCTCCTGTATGATAACGGCTGccataaaaataaaaaaaataaccGTCGCAATATGTAATCCTCGCAGTGATCTTCCATTTCTTGGGTTTCAACGAGGCTGGGCGAACTGGGGTATCTTGATGCTCCTCTGTATTCGGCTCCTTGTCTCCCCTTATTAGTGGTTCAAGCTGTCCGCAGCCCCCAGTCTTTAGAACAGCAAACGCCTAAAGTGCCCCATCCACCTCCGTCATCCAATCTCCAACGGGCTACCACAGCGGCGGGCAGCATAGCACTAGGCCAAAAGTGCCTGACCGCACCATTCATTCATAGGTACATTCTATGAACCAAACCATCTATCTATTTGCAGTCGCGCTCGCTCCCGACCACCACCAGAAACGTAACTCCGCCTCCTTGTTTCTATCACTCACCATCTTGTCGCCATCATTCACAAGCTGTCGTTGGCATCTACTGTTTCGCCATACCCTTCTTTATTCTGCTGCCTTGATCTcattcttccttcttcttattgTATTGGCTCTTTTTGCTGTTTGTGTTTCTTGGCTTGCAGACCTTGTATTTTAAGCTCTTTGTCAATCTTGACCAACCGTCCGTCACCTACCGACGCATTACTTTCTCCGCCGCCGATCTTCATCGCCGAACCCGATAAATAGCCCGGTACACCTAATCCTATTGCCACGTCCTCCCAGTTCTACTGTTGCCAACGCCGCCGACCGCTGGATTTCCATCAAGCATCACGAGGTCGTCCAAGAATGCTTCGATAGTCGAGTTTGGCTGAAAACCCCAAACACGACATGGATGGGACATATAATAACCCTTATGCGCAAGGGCAGTCGCAATCTCCATTGTAATTATCCTTCGCAGATATCTAAAGTTTCTCAACGTTAATCCGCAATCGCTTCTAGATCTCCCCAAACGCCTGGAGGATATCAGGTCAACGTCAACCGTACCAAGACAAGGAAATGGGTCCAAGCGCCGACTCAGAATTACGATGGTGACGACTGGGGCGCCGACGAGTTCGAGGATGACGAGCCACCGCCGCCTCCCCCGGTTCCTCGAGTAACAACAGGTCTCCGACCGGTCGGACAACGAACCGAATCATTTGGACCCTCCCCAAGATTAGCTGCCGCTGTCGCTTCCAGTTCTCGTAGCTCAAGCAACGCGCCTTCGCTACAGCTTCAGACGAACCATCCGGATGTGCCCAACCCAGGCCACCCAGAACAATTCCATAATGTTTCGTCGCCGGTTTCAGGACGAACCGGATCACCTGCTCCTTTGTCTTCAGGCCCTGGATCTTCGAAGGCGCCCAGTTATCATCAACAGCCCGACGTACGATCCTCTACCCCGCAGAGCACCGCAAGTTCCGCTGCTCGTGGTTCGCCTTCAATCCGACCCGATTTTCGCCATATAGATGATGAACGTAAATTGGGCGGGTCGCCGTTGTCCATCGCAGAGAATATCGCACCGAGACCCGATGGCCGCTCTACACCCCCAGTCAATGAACCGAACCAGCCAGGATACGGTCGAGAAGATGGCCCAGCGATTGATAAGGTCCAGAAGCAGCCAACGTTTGATGCCATTCTTGCGAAGCGTGAGGAGCTTGGTTTAGGATCTCAGGGGTTGCACGATCCCCCCACTTTGGATAGCATTGCTTCTCCAGAGCCTGCTAGTcacaaggaagaagctgtgatTCATTCGCCTGCAGACATAGACAGGAAGCGATTATCTGTCAGCCCGCAGCTTCCCGATGTTGCGCGTATGTCAGTATTTGGCGCTGATTTTTTCTCCTCGGGAAGCAAGTCGAGCGCTGCTGCCTCTGCCCAAGACCCGACCAAGCAAGACCAACCTTCAGTTCCCAGCCAAGCAACTGATAGCCCCGGAAATCTCGCAACTTTGGAAGAGAAGCCCAGAGAGAGTGAAGACAATACTAGCACTCCTGGACCTAACAGCAGTACCTCTCTTGCCCCTGCGAATGACCCTCGAGCTGTTCCACCTCTGCGTACACCGAGCCCGAACTCAAAGGGACTCTTCCCATCACCTAGAGAGCCTGCATCAGCCACCGACTCCAAGATTACACCCACAGAGCCTCTGCACCCTCGACAACCGGATTACTCTCCATCGAACTACGAGCCAAATTCTGCTTTGACACAAGGATCATTGAACACATTCAATTCGTCGCCTGTTAAGGAAAGTGACGTCTTGAGTGAGGAAATCATGAGGTCCCTTAGCCCCATTgctccaacaccaagctctgCAGTGTCTCGACCTTTGCCTGATAATTCTCAGTCTTTGACACCAGGCGACCGAGGTGTCACTCGTAATAGCAGTTATACCCTTAGCGATTATGATAGCTATTGGGCCGATTCAAACCAGAAACCCGGGCAAGATTCAAAGATTGAAGCAGAAGTCcaagagaagcccaagactgAGACCTCTCCAGTTCatgagcagcaacagcaacagcaaccaATTGTCCAACCACTTTCT
Proteins encoded in this window:
- a CDS encoding probable syntaxin, vesicular transport protein, whose protein sequence is MAVASIQDRTSEFKSVLAQAQRKQSSSKVSSQRRSLLTDAQKDAANGHAGGPPRRSEFARKAAEIGRGISATMGKLEKLAQLAKRRTLFDDRPVEINELTFVIKQDLSSLNQQIGALQTLTKQQHPKADQEGEHNKNVVYLLQGKLTDVSVNFKDVLEARTKNIQASRSRTENFISSVSQHAQPSIQQSASPLYGTPARNSPAPGAQDTLSLNPVGDQQLLMMEEAQPSNTYIQQRGEAIEAIEKTIGELGSIFGQLATMVSEQSEMIQRIDANTEDVVDNVEGAQRELLKYWNRVSSNRMLIAKMFGTLMIFFLIWVLVSG